The following are encoded together in the Methanobrevibacter sp. genome:
- a CDS encoding TIGR00375 family protein, with protein MLVNADFHVHSCFSMASSKDMLIKNMAPKSKLKGLNLLGTGDAFHPGWLDIIEETTSYSGDGIYTFDDMDFVLTTEVEGKNRIHHVIIIPDMDIARELSEKLPSKNKNIDGRPKTRLDGAELLELAHDYDCLIGPAHAFTPWTGMYKSFDSIYDCYEKKPDFVELGLSADTFMADTVSELEDFPFLTNSDAHSPWPHRLGREFNQVELEDVSFSSIKKAIKHNDIKANYGLVPNLGKYHMTACTNCYKLVDPIVARENKMKCSCGGTIKKGVDFRISEIADYSQPMHPEFRPEYVHLMPLAELISTVYGKGVTTKTVQGRWQKLIDNFGTEIDVLIEVPIGEISKIDSNIASAIESFRNNSIDVIPGGGGKYGEISFSGKLEKPKEAKITTLDNF; from the coding sequence ATGTTGGTAAATGCTGATTTTCATGTTCACAGCTGTTTTTCGATGGCATCATCAAAGGACATGCTAATTAAGAATATGGCTCCAAAGTCTAAATTAAAAGGTTTGAACCTTTTAGGAACTGGAGATGCATTCCATCCCGGTTGGTTGGACATAATTGAAGAGACCACATCCTATTCAGGTGATGGAATTTATACTTTTGATGATATGGATTTTGTTTTGACAACAGAAGTCGAAGGCAAAAACAGAATCCATCATGTAATTATCATTCCGGATATGGATATTGCAAGGGAGTTGTCTGAAAAGCTGCCTTCAAAAAATAAGAATATTGACGGGAGGCCTAAAACACGTTTGGATGGTGCTGAGCTTTTGGAGTTGGCACATGATTATGATTGCTTAATTGGTCCCGCTCATGCTTTCACGCCATGGACTGGAATGTATAAATCGTTTGATAGTATTTATGATTGTTATGAAAAAAAGCCAGATTTTGTAGAGCTTGGATTATCTGCAGACACATTCATGGCAGATACTGTCAGCGAACTTGAAGACTTTCCTTTTCTCACTAATTCCGATGCGCACTCCCCATGGCCCCATAGGTTGGGAAGGGAATTTAATCAAGTTGAACTTGAGGATGTTTCATTTTCATCAATTAAAAAGGCGATCAAACACAATGATATTAAGGCGAATTACGGATTGGTTCCGAATTTGGGCAAATATCACATGACTGCATGCACAAATTGCTATAAGTTGGTTGACCCTATTGTTGCTAGGGAAAATAAAATGAAATGCAGCTGCGGAGGAACTATCAAAAAGGGTGTTGACTTTAGGATTTCTGAAATTGCTGATTATTCGCAACCTATGCATCCTGAATTCAGGCCGGAATATGTTCATCTAATGCCTCTTGCCGAATTGATTTCAACAGTATATGGCAAAGGCGTCACGACCAAAACGGTTCAGGGCAGATGGCAAAAATTAATTGATAATTTCGGCACGGAAATAGATGTTTTAATCGAGGTTCCAATTGGTGAAATATCTAAAATCGACTCCAATATAGCTTCAGCTATTGAATCTTTTAGAAATAACTCTATTGATGTTATTCCTGGTGGTGGAGGTAAATATGGGGAAATTTCTTTCAGTGGTAAGTTAGAAAAGCCAAAAGAAGCTAAAATTACTACTTTGGATAATTTTTAA
- a CDS encoding DUF2112 family protein, producing MNVVVVPDASMIVIPLIEKNGHNYLSPSNFSKYDNMDICEGNLVFDNIISEYCSSEMPSGVKSRLILFSKVINEADAAIVIGKRPKNHKPIYNTLNDLILFGSNACNNAHSLSLKILHDLNIPVLKLSYPTNQKRIIDLIDKTNYFLKNLNEMSDDSNLDNLNVDLYPNKDKCDVFDVKKILDNLI from the coding sequence ATGAACGTTGTAGTTGTTCCAGATGCGTCCATGATTGTCATTCCATTGATTGAAAAAAATGGACACAATTATTTGTCGCCTTCAAATTTTTCCAAATATGATAATATGGATATCTGTGAAGGCAATTTGGTTTTTGATAATATAATTAGTGAGTATTGCTCCAGTGAAATGCCTTCAGGCGTTAAATCAAGATTAATCTTATTTTCTAAAGTCATTAATGAGGCGGATGCGGCCATTGTAATCGGAAAACGGCCAAAGAATCACAAACCGATATACAATACGTTAAACGATTTAATCTTGTTTGGAAGTAACGCATGCAATAATGCACACAGCCTGTCCTTGAAGATACTTCATGATTTGAACATTCCAGTATTGAAATTGTCTTATCCGACCAATCAAAAACGGATAATAGATTTGATTGATAAAACTAACTATTTTTTAAAAAATCTAAATGAGATGTCCGATGATTCTAATTTGGATAATTTAAATGTTGATTTATATCCGAATAAGGATAAATGTGATGTTTTTGATGTTAAAAAGATATTGGATAATTTAATATAA